ACCGATCACAGGACACCCGTTTCCTGTTTGTACGTCAGCAGTGGAACCTAACGGAGGATGTGATGTTAGAACTGGGTATAGAGCTTGCGGGTAATTGAGAAATAATAACGTTAAATTAAGCGGCTAAATTAAAAAACGAATATATGAAAAGAATACTACTGACAACCCTTATTGTGATCATGCCGGCGCTGGCATTCGGACAGCTAAAGGTTGGGATCATGAATCCGGATGAGGTGCTGAACGCACTTCCTGAAACGGCACAGGTAGAAGCCGAGCTGCAGGAGTATATACAGCAGAGGCAAACCATGTATCAGGAGCGATATCAGAGCTGGATCAGCGAGCTGACGGATTTCAGCGAAAGAGCGGAAGCCGGCGAATTGAGTGAAGAGGCGCAGGAGCAGCAACAGCAGCGTCTTGTTGAACAGCAGGAAGAGCTGAGCAATCTGCAGGCTCAGATACAGCGCCAGATTCAGCAGCGGCAAAATGAACTGATCAATCCGCTGTTAACACGGGTTGAAGACGCCATGAATGAAGTGGCTGAAGAAATGGAGCTCGAATTTGTGATCAATAAAAATGCAAGTACAGGTGACCCGATTATATACTACTCATCGCAGCGCGGTGTTGATATTACCGAAAGAGTTATTCAACTAATTACACAGAACTAATTTAAACACATCTATTATCATGAAAAACGCAATCATCTTCAGTTTTGTCAGTCTTATCGCACTTGTTTCCCTGGCGGCTGCCCCGGCAGCATCGGCCCAGGATATGACGATTGGATTTGTTGAACCCAGAGCGATTCTGGAACGAATGCCGGAAATGAGCGCTGTTCGTCAAAGGCTTCAAAACTTTGCAGAACGAAAGCAAAACGAACTGGGAACCAAGGAGCGTGAACTCCAGACTGAAATTGAACTGTACCAGCAAAAGGTAGGAGTGATTTCAGAGACAGCACGTCAGCAGGAAGAAGAGCGGCTTACAGCTCTCGAGACCGAATTTCGTCAATTACAAACCGAGGCTCAGCAGGAACTTCAGCAGCGTCAGGCTGAACTGATGGGTCCGCTTCTTCAGCAGGTACAGGAGGCGATAGATACGGTAGCAGCCAGAAGAGGGCTGGATTATGTCCTGAATCAGACCACATCGAACGGCGATGTAATCATTCTCTATGTATCCCCAAGGGTTCAGGAAGAGTATGACATTACCGATGCCGTTATGCAGGAACTGGGTATCTGATAGTTTCAGTTTACGGTGGAGTTTCACCGGCATACAACTTAAAAGATTAAAAAAAGGCAGTCATAATGGCTGCCTTTTTTTATTCAGGCTGAGATTTTTTCTTGTGTTACTCACGATCTTAAGGCGCAGGGGTGATGGACGATGGACGATGGGTGATGGACGATGGACGATGGTTGATGTTAGAAGTTTCCCGAATTAAAACCTGCCGTTTCCGTTCCGATTTACGTTTCTTACATCTGTAGCCGGATTCACGATGCCCTTCCAACCGCATTCATTTTGCTCTCATTTAGGAATATGCAGATGACTCCGGGTACAGTTATTTCACATTCTTTCTTCGGTTACGGATATAATCCTCAAAAATGTATCCGCCCAGGTCATTAAGCGAAGAATAATAGGCCCTGCCGCTGTTGGCTTCGGTCAGGTCTCTTACAAAATTCTGAAGGTAGGGGTCGCGTGCTATCATGAATGTGGTGATGGGAATCCGGTCTCTTTTACATTTCACGGCTTCATCAAGCACTTTGTTCACAATTTTTCGGTCGAGCCCGAAGCTGTTTTTGTAAAGGCGCCCGCCTTCATGCATGCATGAAGGTTTACCATCCGTAATCATGAATATCTGTTTGTTGGAAAACTTTTTACGCTGCAGAATATGACGTGCTTTTTGAAGCGCATGCAGGGTATTGGTATGGTAAGGCCCAACCTTAAGATAGGGCAGATCTTTAACCTCGATTTCCCAGGCCCCATTGCCGAACGCCACAATATCCAGGGAGTCTTTGGCATAGTTGTTCATGATAAGCTCTGAAAGCGCCATGGCTACTTTCTTCGCGGGCGTGATTCGGTCCTCACCATATAGAATCATGGAGTGGCTCAGATCAATTAACAGAACAGTGGATACGGAGGTGTAGTGATCGGTATTATAGACTTCCAGATCGTCCTCACGCAGATCAAACTTATCCAGACTGCTGTGCTTGAGCATATTCAGCATGGTTCCTGAACTGTCGATGTGTGAAGCGTCATCGCCCGGCCTCCAACTTCGTGTTTCGGGTTGCCGTTCAAGCCCTTTCCCTGAGAATGGGGTTTTATGCTCCCCCTGTCCTCCCTTACTCAGCTGAGTAAAGATTTCCTCAAGGGATTTTCTGCGTATGCTTCGGTCGGTTTTGGCGGTTGGCACCATCACCTGCTGCTCGTCGTCATATCTTATGTAGCCGCGCTCCTGCATCTCTTCTATAAAATCACCTATACCGAAATCTTCTTCAAATCCGTCCGTGATCTGATACTCCTCATCGAGCTGATTGAGCCATCGCAATGCCTGGGAGACGTCTCCTCCCGCTATGGTCAATAGCTCCTGAAACAGATCCCAGAGCGTATCAAATGGGGATTTACCATCCGGGCCGGAGTGTTTTTTATTCCATTCGGTATATTTGAAATGCATAAAGCTGAATCGTTAGCCGGTTCTCAATTCATAGTATTAACATCCGAGCATAACAAATCATTGCATACGGTTCATCTTTTCTTCAAGGAATTATATCTTGGCAGATAGATTTTGAAAAATAATTTTCCTGAATGGACAGATACCGGTTTGAAAAACAGTTATGGAGTGAAGGCTTTCGCCGGATTATGGGGCTCGATGAAGTGGGCAGAGGGTGTCTGTGCGGACCCGTTGTGGCGGCAGGGGTGATTATTCGCCCGGATTATTCGCTTAACCGGGATGTAGCCGACAGTAAAACACTTACAGAGAAGGAGAGGGAGGAGCTGGCTCTTGAAATAAAAGAGGAATCTGAGTTCTGGACGGTTCAGGAGTCAAGTGCCGCTGAAATAGACCGAATCAACATTCTTCGGGCATCACTCCAGGCGATGGTAAAATGTACTAAAGAAACCGGGGCAAATCCCGATTATCTGCTCGTAGATGGCAATCGATTTGTTCCGTCGCTCATCCGGTACAAGTGTGTGGTAAAAGGGGATGACAAGTCAGCATCCATTGCAGCGGCTTCGATTCTGGCCAAAGTGTACAGGGATCGTCTGATGCGAAATCTACATCAGGATTATCCGGTTTATGGCTGGGATACAAATGTAGGTTACCCTACTCAGCAGCATTTTGACGGCCTTCAAAAGCACGGCTATACAAAACATCATCGAAAATCCTTTAAACTGAGAACAGAGAGGCAGTTTATGCAAACGGCATCCAATGAAAATGAACCTCAGAGTTAGCTGTAGATACTGAAGGAGCGTTTGTAGAGGTGGAGATTCAGACAAATGGCAAGCATTATACTGTTCGCCAGAAAAGCATTACCCCCGTAGCTTACAAACGGCAATGGAATTCCCATAATCGGTAGTACGGCTGTAGCACTGCCTATATTAACTACGAAATGCGTAAAAAAGATAAAGGTTACACCTACAATCACCAGCTGAGCAAAAGGGTGTTTGTGGGCTCCGGCCATGTGCAGAAGCCTGAGAAAAAGGGCTGCATAGAGAATCAGAACAAGTCCCGCCCCCAGGAATCCGAACTCTTCACCGATTACACAATAGATAAAATCGGTCCACTGTTCAGGGAGAAAACGGAGTTGAGTCTGGGTTCCCTCCATAAATCCTTTACCGTACACTCCACCTGAGCCAATCGCAGTTTTTGCCTGCAATACGTTCCATCCGGCGCCCTGAGGGTCAAGCGTTGGGTTTACAAAAGCTTCCACTCTGGCCCGTTGATGCGGCAGCAGTATTTCCTGAAGGGCTACTTCTGTTCCGATCACAACAACAATCCCCAAAACAATGGAAGAGACAGTGAGCCAGGTCTGTTTTTGAAGAAGAAAGATGGCAATGATCAGAATGAGGGCGGCAATGGCTCCAAACCATACGTTGATGATGGAAAAATACCCGATCAATGCGGGAGAAATGATAAAAAGTGAAAGTCCGTAGGGAAGCCCGGACCAGAAAAGCACGACGGGGATCAGGGCAGCAATCACGAGTGCTGTTCCCGTATCATTCTGCAGGAGGACCAGCACAGCCGGTACCAGGATGATGGCCACGGTTGTGAGTGCCGTTTTTACATTGCCGACACTCATATTGCGCTTATGTGTAAGATAGTTGGCAACAGCCAGGACGGTAGCCAGCTTCATATACTCACTTATCTGAAGCCTTAAACCGAAAATGGAAAGCCAGCTTCGGCCACCACGTACCTCGATCCCGGCAAAAATAGTAATTACCGCAAGTATCAGACAAAGTCCATAGAATAGGTAGGATACGCCCTGAAAGGTTCTGGGGGAAGTGAACTGTATGGCAATCAGCACAACCACTGAGAGCGAAATCCACATCAGCTGACGGCTGAAGTTATCCTGGATAAAGGACTCCAGAAACTCTGATACAGGGCCCTGAGTTGCGCTGTAAATAGCGATAAGACCGACTGTTGACAACCCCGCCCAGATAAAAAGAACCGACCAGCTGAATTCTCGTGTATCAATCATCGTTCACCTCACTTTCTTCATCCTCACTGTCATCATCCGTCTCCTCATCACGGGGTACGAAGTTAAGTACGTAATTTAGAACGTATTGTCTCTCAACTTGTCCGGTCAAATATTGTTCAATCAGCAATGAGGCGACGGGAGCGGCTGAAATGGACCCATATCCTGAGTTCTCAGTAAGAACCGCAACGGCAATTTGCGGGTTATCGGCCGGAGCGTACGCAATGAACCAGCCGTGATTGCGGCCACGCGGATTCTGAGCTGTACCGGTTTTACCCAATACTTCAATATCATTGAGATTGGCATAAAAGCGGCCGCTGCCTTCGGTAACTGCACCACGCATTCCTTCCCGGACAACGTCGAGATATTCAGGCCGTACCCAATCTATGTGTTCAAGTTGCGGCTCAGTATAGTCAATGCTGCCATCGGGTTGACGTATCTCTGATACCACGTGCGGCTGAACCCTGTAGCCTCCGTTTGCAATTGATGAGACGGCAACCGCCATCTGAAGCGGTGAAGCGGAAACCATTCCTTGTCCGACTCCAAGGCTGATGAGATCTCCGATTCCCCAGTTACGCTCACCGAAATTATTGTTCATGTAACTGCTATCGGGCACAATTCCGGATACTTCAAACGGAAGGTCAACCTGATTGCGCGGGCCAATCCCAAAATCTTGTATAAGGTCTGCCCATTCATTCAGGTGTCCGTTTGTTGCAATTTGGTCCATCATCCAAAAGAAATAGGTATTGCTTGAGAACGTGATGGCACGAGCCAGATCATAGTCTCCCGGCTCGGCGGTATCACCGTAGGCACGCCCCCTGAAATAGGCACCGCTGTTGTAAATACTGGTTTCAGGAGTTATCAGCCCCATGTGAAGGCCGGCTAGTGCCATAAAGGGCTTAAACGTGGATCCCGGAGGCTCTCTTGAGGAGATTGCACGATTAAAGAGGGGTGTCATGGGATCGGAGTTGATACCCTCCCAGTAGTCCTGATCCGTTCGCCCCGCCAGTTTGGAGACATCGTATTGCGGAGAGCTTACAAGGGATAGTATTTCTCCCGTATTCGGATCCATTGCAACCACGCCACCCGATTTGCCCTCCATCAGCCGTTCAGCAAGCTCCTGCAGGGGGGCATCAATGGTGGTAACGAGATTTGCTCCTTTAACCGGCGAAACGTTCAGTTCACCATTATTGTAGGGCCCCAGGCTTTGCCCGTAGGCATTAACTCGAACATAGTCGCTACCCAGTTCACCGCGAAGAAAATCTTCATAGACCATCTCAATTCCGCTTTTGCCAATCTTATCTCCCAGGCGAAGATGTTCCGACTGTTCGTACTCCTCCGGTGTGGCTTCGCGGAGATACCCCATTATGTGGGATGCTTTCAGGTTAAGCGGGTAATTTCGTTTGCTTTCAACCTGATGCCCGATACCCGGCAGCTGCCAAAGGTTCTCCTGAACGGATGAGAACACCTCGAATGAAACTTCAGTAAAAAGACGCGAGGTTCTGTGCCATGAGTACTGCTGAGCTTCGGTAATTTGTTGCCTTACCACCTCCTCATCCATTTGAAGTATCCGGGCAAGGACGGGGACGTTATCCATTTCAAAATTGGCAGGTGTGATGGTAATGGAATAGATAGGCTGATTATCGACCATAATGGTTCCATTTCGGTCAAGTATCAGGCCTCGCGCAGGATGCACCATTTCCAGTCGCAGAGAATTTTGCATACTCAGAGGTGAATACTCCTCATAATCTATAATCTGCAGCTGAAATATCCTGCCAAGCATAACGGTGCAACCGATAAGCACAACGGCCTGCAGTATCCGTATGGATGTTTTCAGATTATTGGGATTTCTGCCTCTCATAGGGTAATGCTAACGATAACTTAATGGGGTATTGGTATTGCAGGGTAACTAAGATTGATCCCGTACAAGATGAAGAAAACTTCCAAGTACGGCTGTAAAGAACGAGCTAAGAAACAGGAGCGACCAGAATACATATGATGTCGCGTAGGTTTCCGTAAAGAAGGAAACTCCCAGAAAAACGAGATTGTGAAAAAAAGCAGCTCCGAACACAATCAGAAAAATCTGCCAGAAAATAAACCTGTTTTCAGAAATACGATTCAGATAGCCGTGTAGTATAAAAACCATCAGGGTTTTTGAAAACATGTTGAGTCCCCACAGGTCTGTCATTCCGTCCTGAAGCAATCCGAATAGTGCAGCAAAAAGGAGGCTCTCCGTTTTAGAACGGCTGGTACACATCCATAAAATGTATACGAGGATGAGATCCGCTTCCGCTCCGAAGATCTGCAGATTCCGGAACAGGACCACCTGTATGAGAACCATACCCAGGCCAAGCAGCAGTATGCGCAGGTTTTCTGATCGAATCAAAACATCTCCATCTGTTCATTTTCCAGTTCAAGTATGGTTGAATCGGGTTCAAATGCCACCACAAATCCCTCCGACATTGTCCACAGGTCAGCATAGGCCCGAAGGGTAATAATCTGGGTTTCAACACCGTCGCCGGGCTCTACCCTTATTACCTCTCCGATTGGAATGCCACCGGGAAACTGGTTACTTGCTCCGGATGTCTGAACCACCTGGCCCGAATCCACCGGAATGGTTTGTGGTACAAACATCATAGTAAGTTCATTGTGTCTATTTTCGGGCCAGGAGACAATACCATAAGCGCGGGACTCCTGGATCTGCGCACTAACCCTGAACATGGAATTGGCATAGGGGAGAACCTGGGAATAGCTGTCGGCTGTTACAATAACTTGTCCAATCAGGCCGTCAGAGTTCGTGACGGGCATACCTACCTTCACGCCGTCGTCGCTTCCCGCATTGATCGTCATCGCGTTATTAACTCCTCTGAGATCTTTTGCCACAATACGGACAGGTATCAGATTCAGTTCGCTTGATTCGCGCAGATCTAGCAGGTCGCGCAGTATCTGGTTTTGCTGCTCAGCAGATCGCATTCTGCTCAATTCGTCCTGAAGAATAACATTTTGACGCTGCAGATAGGTATTCGTTGCGATAGCCTGCCGGTAAATACGAATATTGGACAGCGGCTGCTCTAAATAACTGAGTACAACAATAGAGGCTTTTCTTGCATTTTGGAGACCGCCCTCATGACGGCTGACCATCAGTGCGGATGCAAGAATCAGCAGGATTGCTGTAATGATATAATCTTTTGCATCAGCAAGGCGTCGCATTCGGAATGGTGCGTGGTTAAGAGATTACACTTCGATAGTAGTCGATATCTTCCAGGATTGCACCGGTACCCCGTACCACGGCAGTCAGCGGATCTTCAGCGATATGGACGGGCAGATCGGTTGTTTCCATAATAAGTTTGTCAAGATTTTTCAGAAGTGCGCCCCCGCCTGTAAGCATAATTCCGCGATCGAGGATATCGGCTGACAGTTCAGGAGGAGTCTGTTCCAGCGATTTGGTGATGGCTTCCACAATGGTATTGACGGATTCCGAGATGGCTTCGCGAACATCCTTGGAGGTTACCTGGCGCGTACGAGGCACGCCGTTTACCAGGTCGCGGCCTTTTGTAACCATTTCCAGCTCTTCATCCAACGGTGCGGCTGAACCGATTTCACATTTGATTCTTTCAGCCGTTCGTTCACCGATAAGAAGATTATGATTTCTTCTGAAGTAGCTGATAATATCTTCATTTAATTCATCACCGCCCAGCCTTACGGATTGTGCATACACAATGCCCGAGAGTGCAATAACGGCAATCTCAGTTGTTCCGCCTCCAATGTCCACAATCATGTTACCGACCGGTTCATGTACATCCAGCCCGATGCCGATTGCTGCCGCCATGGGTTCATCCACCAGGTACACTTCCTTAGCACCCGCATGCTCTGCACTGTCTCGAACAGCGCGGCGTTCTACTTCGGTTATACCGCTTGGCACGCAAACCACCATTTGCCGGGTGGTCATATACCACTTCATTTTCACTTTTTTGATCATGCCGCGTATCATCTGCTCTGCTACTTCAAAATCGGCAATGACCCCATCGCGCAGCGGCCGTACGGTACGGATATTTTTATGAGTTTTTTCGTGCATTAACCGAGCTTCATGACCCGTGGCAACCGGTTCGCCCTGGTTATTGAGAGCTACAATGGATGGTTCATTCAGCACGATGCCCTGGCCGCGGGCATGAATCAGCGTATTTGCCGTTCCCAGATCGATAGCGATATCAGTATACAAAAAATCAAAAAGGCCCTTTTTAGTCTGATTTTTTGATGGTTTATTCTTAGAGAACGTATAGGTGTCTGACATCGAAATGAGATACGTTAGATATTAATTTTGGGGCAACGTGAAAAAATAAGAGTTTGATGGCCTATTTGCGAATCAGATCTGCAAAAAACACCAGAATTATATCAGTGCCTGAAATGGCGCATCCCTGTAAATATCATGGCCATATTATGCTCGTTGGCGGCATGTACCACTTCCTCATCCCTGATACTTCCGCCGGGCTGTATAACTGCAGTGGCACCTGCCTTTGCGGCGGCCGTTACGCCATCAGAAAACGGAAAAAATGCATCAGAAGCAATAACGCATCCATCCAGTGACAATCCCTCTTTCAGAGCCTTACTGACGGCTATTTCAGAGCTGTCAACACGACTGGTCTGACCCGTGCCAATACCCAGGGTCTGTTCATTTTTTGCGAACACGATTGCATTTGACTTGACATGCTTTACAATTTTCCAGGCAAACATAAGATCGCTCAGCTCCCGTTGGTCCGCCTTTCGTGAGGTTACTGTTTCGGCGTCATCCACGCCAATGGTTCCCCAATCTGTTTCCTGAACCAATGCTCCTCCAAAGATGGATTTAACATTTTGAGCGCTGTCAGCAGGGGTGGGCAATTTTTTAATGCGTACAAGTCTTCTGTTTTTCTTTTGGGACAAGAAGTCAACCACACCCTTTTCAAATTCTGGCGCCAGGATGATCTCGGTAAAAATCTCATCAATTGCACGGGCTGTTTCCAGATCCAGCGGCCGGTTCACTGCAACGATGCCGCCGAAGGGAGAGACTGTATCTGTGGAGAATGCTTTTTGATAGGATACTGCCAGCGTATCGGCGGACGCAACACCGCAGGGTACCGTGTGCTTGAAGATGGCAGTAGTGGGTTTGCTGTTCCGGAATTCAGACATCAGCCTGAGCGCACTCTCTATATCCAGATAGTTGTTGTAACTCAGTTCTTTCCCATGAAAGCATTCGATGAAATCCTCCTGATTACCGTAAACAGCTGCACGCTGGTGCGGGTTTTCGCCGTAACGAAGTTCTGCATGTTTCGGGAGTGAAATAGAGAGCAGTTCCGGCAATTCCTGTTCATCAATTCTGTTAAAATAGTTGCTTATTGCGGAGTCGTAATCGGCTGTGTGCTGAAAAGCTTCACGCGCAAGAGCAAGCCTTTGATCAAAGGAGATGGCTCCATTTTCTCCAAGTTCGCCCGAAAACGCGTCATATTGTTCAGGAGCCGTGAGTACACAAACATGGGCAAAATTTTTCGCTGCAGCGCGTATCATGGTTGGCCCGCCGATATCGATATGTTCTGTAGCAATAGCGGGTGTAACCGATTGACTCTGAATGGTATTCTTGAACGGATAGAGGTTCACAACAACGAGTTCTATGGGTTCAATATTCATCTTGTCAAGTTCTTCCATATCCGGTTTGTAGCTGGTGCGTGCCAGTATGCCTCCGTGAATAACCGGATGCAGAGTTTTTACACGACCGTCGAGACACTCCGGAAAGCCTGTTATTTCACTCACATCTTTTACGGGCAGCCCTGCTTCACGGATTTTACCCGCCGTACCTCCTGTACTTAACAGCTCAACTCCGTTGTCGTGTAAAACTTTTGCCAGCTCGATGATGCCTGATTTATCTGATACGGATAAAAGCGCTCTGTTAATTTTAAGAGGAGTTTTGGGAAGTGTTGAAAGGGGTTTTAAAGCCACGGTTCAGTTTGAATTTGGATTAAGTAGTTGATTGATTACTTCCGGCAGCAGTTGATGCTCTTTTTCAAGCACCCTTTTCGAGAGTGTTTCAGCGGTATCATCCGGTTTAACAGGTACGCGAACCTGACTTATGATGTCCCCCCGGTCGTACTGCTCGTTAACAAAATGCACGGTACAGCCGCTTTCAGGATCACCCGCTTCCAGTACAGCACTGTGGACACGGGATCCATAAAAACCTTTTCCGCCGTATTTCGGAAGGAGTGAAGGGTGAATGTTGATAATTCTGTTGTGATATTTTCTGACAATCTTATCAGGAATTTTCTTCATAAAACCGGCCAGTATGATCAGGTCCGGTTCCCAGCTTTCCAGATATTCTTCGAGCTGATTTTCGGACTTTTTATGAGGGAGCGAAGGGTCCATTGTTTTGACGGGTATTCCTGCACTTTGAGCCCGTTCTGCAGCACGAATTCCCGCTTTTCCGGCAACCAGACCCGCAATGTTGGCTTGTTTGATCCGTCCGGACTGAATTGCATCAATAATTGCCTGAAAGTTGCTTCCTGATCCGGAAGCCATAACCACAATGTTTTTCACCTTACCGGGGAATTAGAAATGAGCTGATAGATCAGCTGAAATGGGCTGTTGAACCTGGCTGACTGCGGCCGTAAAGATAGGTAAAAGATCCAAGATTATTCAGACTGATTTCTGACACCAGTGGCTGAAGTTTCAGTATTTAGTAAAGTGGGTTGTGAGGCGCTTTTTCTAAAGACAAAATAATTGTTGAAACTCCAGATGATCTGCTTAATCGTAATCTTGATAATGGTTGCAATAGGTATGGCCACAAGCATTCCAAGTATTCCTGCAGTTTGTGCACCGATCAGAATAATAAAAAGGATGGCAACGGGATGGATATCCGCAGATTTCGAAAAAATAAGCGGCTGGAAAACAAGATTGTCAAGTACCTGTGCCGTAAATACAGCAAGAATACACGGAATTACCAGGGAAAAATCGCCGGTTTCAATGATTGCGATTACGATGGATAAAATATAGCCGATGATCGGTCCAAAATATGGGATTGAGTTTGCAACACCGATGGTAATACCTACGGATACGGCATTATTCAATCCTGCCAGGGAGAGAGCAATCCACGACACAATGCCAACCAGTGAACATTGAATGGTAACACTTCGGAAATAGTAGCCAAGCCGTGTTTCTATTTTGTCAACCAGGCTAAGTGCTGTTTCAAAATACTTGTTGGGAACAAGGCTTAAAATATCCCTGCGAATCCTGTACCCGTCTTTCAGGAAGAAAAATGTTGCAAAGGGTATGACCAGAAACGCAGCAAAGAGGTTCGTAAAAATGCCGATCATATTACCGAGAAGGTCTGTAAATCGGCCCATGTTGAAGAAGTTCTCAGCCAGCATTGTAATGTTGT
Above is a window of Rhodohalobacter mucosus DNA encoding:
- a CDS encoding OmpH family outer membrane protein, whose protein sequence is MKRILLTTLIVIMPALAFGQLKVGIMNPDEVLNALPETAQVEAELQEYIQQRQTMYQERYQSWISELTDFSERAEAGELSEEAQEQQQQRLVEQQEELSNLQAQIQRQIQQRQNELINPLLTRVEDAMNEVAEEMELEFVINKNASTGDPIIYYSSQRGVDITERVIQLITQN
- a CDS encoding OmpH family outer membrane protein: MKNAIIFSFVSLIALVSLAAAPAASAQDMTIGFVEPRAILERMPEMSAVRQRLQNFAERKQNELGTKERELQTEIELYQQKVGVISETARQQEEERLTALETEFRQLQTEAQQELQQRQAELMGPLLQQVQEAIDTVAARRGLDYVLNQTTSNGDVIILYVSPRVQEEYDITDAVMQELGI
- a CDS encoding vWA domain-containing protein is translated as MHFKYTEWNKKHSGPDGKSPFDTLWDLFQELLTIAGGDVSQALRWLNQLDEEYQITDGFEEDFGIGDFIEEMQERGYIRYDDEQQVMVPTAKTDRSIRRKSLEEIFTQLSKGGQGEHKTPFSGKGLERQPETRSWRPGDDASHIDSSGTMLNMLKHSSLDKFDLREDDLEVYNTDHYTSVSTVLLIDLSHSMILYGEDRITPAKKVAMALSELIMNNYAKDSLDIVAFGNGAWEIEVKDLPYLKVGPYHTNTLHALQKARHILQRKKFSNKQIFMITDGKPSCMHEGGRLYKNSFGLDRKIVNKVLDEAVKCKRDRIPITTFMIARDPYLQNFVRDLTEANSGRAYYSSLNDLGGYIFEDYIRNRRKNVK
- a CDS encoding ribonuclease HII, with the translated sequence MDRYRFEKQLWSEGFRRIMGLDEVGRGCLCGPVVAAGVIIRPDYSLNRDVADSKTLTEKEREELALEIKEESEFWTVQESSAAEIDRINILRASLQAMVKCTKETGANPDYLLVDGNRFVPSLIRYKCVVKGDDKSASIAAASILAKVYRDRLMRNLHQDYPVYGWDTNVGYPTQQHFDGLQKHGYTKHHRKSFKLRTERQFMQTASNENEPQS
- a CDS encoding FtsW/RodA/SpoVE family cell cycle protein, with product MIDTREFSWSVLFIWAGLSTVGLIAIYSATQGPVSEFLESFIQDNFSRQLMWISLSVVVLIAIQFTSPRTFQGVSYLFYGLCLILAVITIFAGIEVRGGRSWLSIFGLRLQISEYMKLATVLAVANYLTHKRNMSVGNVKTALTTVAIILVPAVLVLLQNDTGTALVIAALIPVVLFWSGLPYGLSLFIISPALIGYFSIINVWFGAIAALILIIAIFLLQKQTWLTVSSIVLGIVVVIGTEVALQEILLPHQRARVEAFVNPTLDPQGAGWNVLQAKTAIGSGGVYGKGFMEGTQTQLRFLPEQWTDFIYCVIGEEFGFLGAGLVLILYAALFLRLLHMAGAHKHPFAQLVIVGVTFIFFTHFVVNIGSATAVLPIMGIPLPFVSYGGNAFLANSIMLAICLNLHLYKRSFSIYS
- the mrdA gene encoding penicillin-binding protein 2; translation: MRGRNPNNLKTSIRILQAVVLIGCTVMLGRIFQLQIIDYEEYSPLSMQNSLRLEMVHPARGLILDRNGTIMVDNQPIYSITITPANFEMDNVPVLARILQMDEEVVRQQITEAQQYSWHRTSRLFTEVSFEVFSSVQENLWQLPGIGHQVESKRNYPLNLKASHIMGYLREATPEEYEQSEHLRLGDKIGKSGIEMVYEDFLRGELGSDYVRVNAYGQSLGPYNNGELNVSPVKGANLVTTIDAPLQELAERLMEGKSGGVVAMDPNTGEILSLVSSPQYDVSKLAGRTDQDYWEGINSDPMTPLFNRAISSREPPGSTFKPFMALAGLHMGLITPETSIYNSGAYFRGRAYGDTAEPGDYDLARAITFSSNTYFFWMMDQIATNGHLNEWADLIQDFGIGPRNQVDLPFEVSGIVPDSSYMNNNFGERNWGIGDLISLGVGQGMVSASPLQMAVAVSSIANGGYRVQPHVVSEIRQPDGSIDYTEPQLEHIDWVRPEYLDVVREGMRGAVTEGSGRFYANLNDIEVLGKTGTAQNPRGRNHGWFIAYAPADNPQIAVAVLTENSGYGSISAAPVASLLIEQYLTGQVERQYVLNYVLNFVPRDEETDDDSEDEESEVNDD
- the mreD gene encoding rod shape-determining protein MreD, translated to MIRSENLRILLLGLGMVLIQVVLFRNLQIFGAEADLILVYILWMCTSRSKTESLLFAALFGLLQDGMTDLWGLNMFSKTLMVFILHGYLNRISENRFIFWQIFLIVFGAAFFHNLVFLGVSFFTETYATSYVFWSLLFLSSFFTAVLGSFLHLVRDQS
- the mreC gene encoding rod shape-determining protein MreC, whose product is MRRLADAKDYIITAILLILASALMVSRHEGGLQNARKASIVVLSYLEQPLSNIRIYRQAIATNTYLQRQNVILQDELSRMRSAEQQNQILRDLLDLRESSELNLIPVRIVAKDLRGVNNAMTINAGSDDGVKVGMPVTNSDGLIGQVIVTADSYSQVLPYANSMFRVSAQIQESRAYGIVSWPENRHNELTMMFVPQTIPVDSGQVVQTSGASNQFPGGIPIGEVIRVEPGDGVETQIITLRAYADLWTMSEGFVVAFEPDSTILELENEQMEMF
- a CDS encoding rod shape-determining protein is translated as MSDTYTFSKNKPSKNQTKKGLFDFLYTDIAIDLGTANTLIHARGQGIVLNEPSIVALNNQGEPVATGHEARLMHEKTHKNIRTVRPLRDGVIADFEVAEQMIRGMIKKVKMKWYMTTRQMVVCVPSGITEVERRAVRDSAEHAGAKEVYLVDEPMAAAIGIGLDVHEPVGNMIVDIGGGTTEIAVIALSGIVYAQSVRLGGDELNEDIISYFRRNHNLLIGERTAERIKCEIGSAAPLDEELEMVTKGRDLVNGVPRTRQVTSKDVREAISESVNTIVEAITKSLEQTPPELSADILDRGIMLTGGGALLKNLDKLIMETTDLPVHIAEDPLTAVVRGTGAILEDIDYYRSVIS
- the purH gene encoding bifunctional phosphoribosylaminoimidazolecarboxamide formyltransferase/IMP cyclohydrolase, whose amino-acid sequence is MALKPLSTLPKTPLKINRALLSVSDKSGIIELAKVLHDNGVELLSTGGTAGKIREAGLPVKDVSEITGFPECLDGRVKTLHPVIHGGILARTSYKPDMEELDKMNIEPIELVVVNLYPFKNTIQSQSVTPAIATEHIDIGGPTMIRAAAKNFAHVCVLTAPEQYDAFSGELGENGAISFDQRLALAREAFQHTADYDSAISNYFNRIDEQELPELLSISLPKHAELRYGENPHQRAAVYGNQEDFIECFHGKELSYNNYLDIESALRLMSEFRNSKPTTAIFKHTVPCGVASADTLAVSYQKAFSTDTVSPFGGIVAVNRPLDLETARAIDEIFTEIILAPEFEKGVVDFLSQKKNRRLVRIKKLPTPADSAQNVKSIFGGALVQETDWGTIGVDDAETVTSRKADQRELSDLMFAWKIVKHVKSNAIVFAKNEQTLGIGTGQTSRVDSSEIAVSKALKEGLSLDGCVIASDAFFPFSDGVTAAAKAGATAVIQPGGSIRDEEVVHAANEHNMAMIFTGMRHFRH